The genomic DNA CGACGCGGGGCCGCAGCTCGAGCAGCACCTCCACGAGCGCCTCGACCGCTTCCGGCCCGGAGTTCACGAACGCTCGCGGGTGCCGCGCCGAAGGGGAGTCGGCCATGCCGGAGTCGCGCCAGCGGCCCGCGCCGCCGAGAAACCGGGGCTCGCCCGCTCCGAGCGCGGCCAACGCGCCGGTCAGTTCCAGGATTCGATAGCCGCCGAGCTGGTCGGCCTGATCGGCGGTGAGCTGGGCCCACTGCTCGCCGATGACCTCGCCCTCCTCGCCGAGCGTGCAGGTCACCACGGTGACCGGAACGCCGCGGGAACGGTAGAGCGCGATGGTCCCGCCGGTGGTGATCGACTCGTCGTCGGGGTGGGCGTGCACGAGGAGCAGTCCACCGGTGGACACGGTCACGGGATCCTCCTCCACATTGCCGCATCACCGAAGATACCGACCGGGATGGCACCGCTCAACGACGCGCCGTCCACGTGCGGCCCGGCCGCCGCGACCAGGTTGTCCTGCACGATCGGCAGCACCGTCGACAGATTCCACAGCGCGGGCTCGGCCTCGGCCAGGGTCTTGGGCACGTCGATACCGCGCAGGGCGGCGTCGATCGCCGGCTGCAGGGCGACATCGCATATCCCGGAAAGATTGGCCGGTGCGCGCCGCGCCGCCTCGAGCGCCGCTTCGACCTCGCCGTCGGCGGCGGGCTCGGCGCTCGGCGGGCAGCCGTAACGGGAGGCGAGCACGTTCGCGGGATCGCCACCTGCCACTTCCCAGCCGACGATCGCGTCCACGTTGCCGTCCACCAACTCCTTGCCGTAGAGCTCGTCGGCGGGCAGCGCGCGCACGGTCGCGTCGATGCCCGCACTGCGCAACTGGTCGGCGGCGGTGTGGGCGACGGCCTGGGCGGTCGCGTCGTCGGTCACCGTTCCGATGCGCACCGTCAGCTTGCGACCGTTCTTCGCCAACGACCGCGGCTGCGGCGCGGGCGAGGTCGGCGACAACTCCTGCGGAGTCTCGGGAGCGCGGGCGAATCCGGCCTCGCCCAGCAGCGCGAAGGCTTCCTCGGCCGAGGGACGCGGCGGATCGGTGGGCACGTAGCCGCGGTCCGAGGGCGAGAGGATCTGCGCGCGCACCGGTTCCACCCAGCCCCCGGTCTGCGCGCCGACGGTGGCCAGCAGGGCCGGATCGAGCAGCGCGAGCACACCGCGCCGCACCCGCGGATCGACCAGATCCGCGCTGCGCCCGTTGAGGACCAGCCGCAACGTGCGCGACTGCGGCATGATCGCGGTACGCACCGAGGCGATCGCCCCCAGCTGCGCCTGGGTCGCGACACCGCCGTGCACCAACGCCATCTGCGCGTCGCCGGTGCGCAGTGAATCGGCCAGCTGGGCGGGAGTCCCGCCGCGTCGCAACAGGATCTGATCGGGGGCCGCCGGGGTGCCCCAGTAGCGGTCGTTGCGCTCCAGCAGGATCTCGTCGCGCCCCTGGTCCACCGATTTGATGGCGAAGTTGCCGCCGGAGACGGCGATGCCCTCGGCGAGCCCGTTGACGAACCCGCCCGGCTGGTCCTTGATCAGATGCGAGGGCAGCAGATTGGCGAACAGCTCTCGCCAGGCCGGATAGGGCCTGCTGAGCACCACGTTCACCGTCTTGCCGCCGCCGGAGGAGGTGACATCGGTGATCAGCCGGTAGGCCGCCGGATCGACCACGCCCGGCTGGCTGATCATCTGCTGCCACAGGAACCGGAAATCCTCGGCCGCGATCGGCGCGCCGTCGGACCAGTTGGCCTGATTGCGCAGCGTGTAGGTGATCGTGAACGGCTCCTGCGCGGTCACCTCGGCGGAGGTGATCAGCGCGGTGTCGGGCACCCACAGCGCCGCGCCCGGCGCCGCCGGATCGAGGACCGGACGGAACGGGCTCGGCAACACCATCGACGCGACCGCCGAAGCGGCGGGCGACTGATCGGCGCGCAGATGCGGATTGAATCCGACACCGACGTCGTCGATCGCCACCACGACGGTGTTCTTGCTCGGCCCCTCCGTCGTCGTCTTCGGAGAATCCGTGCTCTCGATGGGCGGCGGCGGGTTCGCGGTGCAGCCCGCGAGCACCGCGACCGACACCGCGGCCAGCAACTGGATGACGCGCACCGTCGCGCGCCGTCGGGCCCCCGGAATCACGCTGGGCACTCTACAGCGCGGCCCGGTCCCGTGCCTTCCGCCGCGACAGCTCGCGCGCCCGCTCGTTGGCGTTGAGCACGACCTTGCGCACCCGCACCACGTTCGGGCCGACCTCGACGCACTCGTCGCCCGCGCAGAACTCCAGGGCGCCTTCCAGATCCAGCACCAGCGGACGGGCCAGGGTCTCCAGCACGTCGCCGGTGGCGCTGCGCATATTGGTCAGCTTCTTCTCACGGGTGACATTGATGTCGAGATCCTCCGCACGCGGATTGATGCCGACGACCATGCCCTCGTAGGCCTCCGCGCCCGGCTCCACGAAGAAGGTGCCGCGATCGGCCAGCTGCAGCATCGCGTAGGCGGTGACATTGCCCGCGCGGTCGGACACCAGCGAGCCGGTGTGCCGGGTGCGGATCTCGCCCGCCCAGGGGGCGTAGCCGTGCGCGACGGCGTTGGCGATGCCGGTGCCGCGGGTCTCGGTGAGGAAGTCGGTGCGGAAACCGATCAGGCCGCGCGAGGGCACGATGAACTCCATGCGCACCCAGCCGTGCCCCTGGTTGGACATCTGCACCATCTTGCCCTTGCGGGCGGCCAGCAACTGGGTGACCGCGCCCAGGTGCTCCTCGGGCACGTCGATGGTCAGTTCCTCGAACGGCTCGTGCACCTTGCCGTCGACGGTCCTGGTGACCACCTGCGGCTTGCCGACGGTGAGCTCGA from Nocardia higoensis includes the following:
- a CDS encoding ABC transporter family substrate-binding protein encodes the protein MIPGARRRATVRVIQLLAAVSVAVLAGCTANPPPPIESTDSPKTTTEGPSKNTVVVAIDDVGVGFNPHLRADQSPAASAVASMVLPSPFRPVLDPAAPGAALWVPDTALITSAEVTAQEPFTITYTLRNQANWSDGAPIAAEDFRFLWQQMISQPGVVDPAAYRLITDVTSSGGGKTVNVVLSRPYPAWRELFANLLPSHLIKDQPGGFVNGLAEGIAVSGGNFAIKSVDQGRDEILLERNDRYWGTPAAPDQILLRRGGTPAQLADSLRTGDAQMALVHGGVATQAQLGAIASVRTAIMPQSRTLRLVLNGRSADLVDPRVRRGVLALLDPALLATVGAQTGGWVEPVRAQILSPSDRGYVPTDPPRPSAEEAFALLGEAGFARAPETPQELSPTSPAPQPRSLAKNGRKLTVRIGTVTDDATAQAVAHTAADQLRSAGIDATVRALPADELYGKELVDGNVDAIVGWEVAGGDPANVLASRYGCPPSAEPAADGEVEAALEAARRAPANLSGICDVALQPAIDAALRGIDVPKTLAEAEPALWNLSTVLPIVQDNLVAAAGPHVDGASLSGAIPVGIFGDAAMWRRIP